One Pochonia chlamydosporia 170 chromosome 5, whole genome shotgun sequence DNA segment encodes these proteins:
- a CDS encoding neutral alpha-glucosidase ab precursor (glucosidase II alpha subunit) (alpha glucosidase 2) (similar to Neosartorya fischeri NRRL 181 XP_001265009.1), producing MPQQEQVPSAWEHITASSTEPSIQLKSTNQALPFTFNFELIRSNVFRTTFSSESHPLPPHPSILVPPARQAGLKAETGDGSSNTSREIRIGDIIANVDWSESSPLVSISYADSKEPLHTDLPHRSYVVDGEGIAHYSRYKRGTLHVGLGEKAAPMNLSGRRFELSATDSFGYDVYKTDPLYKNIPLLINATPNGCIALFSTSHGRGKYSIGAEMDGMWGHYKVYRQDYGGLEEIIIVGKTLQDIVTTYAEFAGFPLLVPRWAFGYLSGGMKYSMLDDPPASEALLDLARKMKEHDIPCSAYQMSSGYTVAEQEPKTRNVFTWNRHRFPDPEGWIKEYHKLGMRLIANVKPYVLASHPEYQKLKDAGAFFTDPHTKTTAVTRLWSAGGGESGEGGHIDFTSAAGFKWWFEGVKKLREQGIDCIWNDNNEYTITDDGWQCALNEPSLEVPESLKERRDVGLWGRSVHTELHGKASHDALLEADPDCRPFVLTRSATAGTMRYACSSWSGDNITSWPGMKGANALSLTAGMCLMQCYGHDIGGFEGPQPSPELLLRWVQLGIYSPRFAINCFKTGDDNNVGDVIEPWMHPSITHLVRKTIKRRYAMIPYLYSLMLASHKTAVPPQRWTGWGYECDPEIWTPEIMDGECQYWLGDSLLIGGVYEPGVTQARVYLPRASEADEGFLNLNAPYQHFQSGQWITLDAEWHGAGIPVLAKVGTAIPVGRDVQVLSPGEKENVADLPLDDYRAVEIFPPRRKSAKDWYETEWFEDDGVSVAPKAKISKYTVSYRVDESKVSVKFSRDERSGFVAPWKTLVIILPAGDLRTVVAEDGATVHSLKTDEQGRRQFELLQ from the coding sequence ATGCCTCAACAAGAGCAAGTCCCTTCGGCATGGGAGCACATCACTGCCTCAAGCACCGAACCCAGCATACAACTGAAATCCACAAACCAAGCCTTACCATTCACCTTCAACTTTGAGCTCATTCGTTCAAATGTATTCAGAACTACATTCTCATCTGAATCGCATCCTCTGCCCCCTCACCCGAGCATTCTAGTCCCCCCTGCCAGACAAGCAGGCTTAAAGGCGGAGACTGGTGATGGAAGTAGCAATACGAGCAGAGAAATCCGCATTGGAGACATCAttgccaatgttgactgGAGTGAATCGTCACCACTCGTTAGCATTTCGTATGCCGACTCCAAGGAGCCGTTACATACCGATCTTCCTCATCGATCATATGTTGTTGACGGTGAAGGCATCGCTCACTATTCCCGCTACAAGCGCGGTACGCTACATGTCGGTCTTGGTGAAAAGGCTGCTCCCATGAATTTGTCTGGTCGACGATTTGAGTTGTCTGCCACAGATAGTTTCGGCTACGACGTCTACAAGACAGACCCTTTATACAAGAATATTCCACTCCTCATCAATGCAACCCCTAATGGATGTATTGCGCTGTTTTCAACTAGTCATGGACGGGGGAAATATTCTATCGGGGCCGAGATGGATGGTATGTGGGGTCACTACAAGGTGTATCGGCAAGATTATGGCGGTCTTGAGGAGATTATCATTGTCGGCAAGACTCTGCAAGACATCGTTACTACGTATGCCGAGTTTGCTGGGTTTCCGCTCCTCGTCCCTCGATGGGCATTCGGTTATCTTTCCGGCGGTATGAAGTATTCCATGCTTGATGACCCGCCTGCGTCAGAGGCGCTTCTTGATCTAGCTCGAAAGATGAAGGAACACGACATTCCTTGCTCTGCATACCAAATGTCATCAGGATACACAGTGGCTGAGCAGGAGCCCAAGACACGAAATGTCTTCACGTGGAATAGGCACCGCTTCCCTGATCCCGAAGGATGGATCAAGGAGTATCACAAGCTAGGCATGCGGCTAATTGCCAATGTGAAGCCCTACGTCTTGGCAAGTCATCCCGAATACCAGAAGTTAAAGGATGCCGGCGCCTTCTTCACAGATCCCCACACAAAAACCACGGCTGTCACACGACTATGGAGCGCAGGAGGTGGTGAAAGTGGTGAAGGTGGTCATATCGACTTCACCTCAGCAGCCGGATTCAAGTGGTGGTTTGAGGGAGTCAAGAAGCTCCGCGAACAAGGAATTGACTGTATTTGGAACGACAATAATGAATACACCATCACAGACGACGGTTGGCAGTGTGCCCTGAATGAACCTTCTCTAGAAGTACCGGAATCTCTCAAAGAACGTCGCGATGTTGGGCTTTGGGGGCGAAGTGTCCATACAGAGCTTCACGGCAAGGCATCTCATGATGCATTGCTCGAGGCTGATCCAGACTGCAGACCATTTGTCCTTACTCGGAGTGCTACAGCAGGCACTATGAGATACGCTTGCAGCTCCTGGAGTGGTGACAATATCACTAGTTGGCCGGGCATGAAAGGCGCAAATGCGCTATCACTGACAGCCGGCATGTGCTTGATGCAGTGCTATGGTCACGATATTGGTGGATTTGAAGGGCCACAGCCTTCTCCCGAGCTGCTTCTTCGGTGGGTGCAGCTTGGCATTTATTCCCCTCGTTTCGCCATCAACTGTTTCAAAACTGGCGACGACAACAATGTTGGCGACGTCATTGAGCCATGGATGCATCCATCAATTACACACCTCGTCCGAAAGACGATCAAACGTCGCTATGCCATGATACCGTATCTGTACTCGCTCATGTTGGCGAGTCACAAGACAGCCGTACCACCGCAACGCTGGACTGGTTGGGGATACGAATGTGATCCAGAAATATGGACTCCAGAGATCATGGACGGCGAATGCCAATATTGGCTCGGAGATTCTCTCCTCATTGGAGGCGTGTATGAGCCAGGCGTGACACAGGCGCGTGTCTATCTACCCAGGGCATCTGAAGCCGATGAGGGATTCTTGAACCTCAACGCGCCGTATCAGCATTTCCAATCGGGCCAGTGGATCACTTTGGACGCAGAGTGGCATGGGGCTGGTATTCCAGTCCTGGCGAAGGTTGGGACGGCTATTCCAGTTGGCCGAGACGTCCAGGTCCTATCTCCgggtgagaaggagaatGTGGCTGATTTACCGTTGGATGATTACCGCGCAGTAGAAATCTTCCCACCTCGCAGAAAGAGTGCGAAGGATTGGTATGAGACGGAGTGGTtcgaagatgatggtgtgtCAGTTGCACCCAAAGCAAAGATTTCCAAGTACACCGTTTCCTATAGGGTTGATGAGTCCAAGGTGTCTGTCAAATTTTCGAGGGACGAGCGTTCGGGATTTGTGGCTCCTTGGAAGACACTCGTCATAATACTTCCCGCCGGCGATTTGCGAACTGTAGTTGCAGAAGATGGTGCGACTGTTCATTCACTCAAGACTGATGAACAAGGACGACGGCAATTTGAGTTGCTTCAGTAG
- a CDS encoding low temperature requirement protein A (similar to Cordyceps militaris CM01 XP_006674416.1) — MNCNELQEGAKPQRYIIKRPKALQWFYNGQLYKESDEERQAGRFELFLDLLYVAIVANFSDDLAEHPNGAHLAKYILIFAPAWHIWADLREIMNSYYTDDLPQRVFILWVMALLVLYANNARAADVDIDAMRTTAGAYVVARFSTMCVFLISSFASYQHRAQARLVSGFMFIGLFITIPLFFESISIRGKAAVVAVMIVYQEFTWSLSLSPWIKRRLKLKYSTAVDIAHEVDRMAAFFIIILGEFMYSVIVGDPAGIGLTQGYAKAVCTLIIAFCINWIYVSGDGSLQATHPIRRSAWTAFGFFLLHLPLSASFLIGGHICAISTRLHEFEDGQRWLLGGGLGVGLFCLWVYGQLYRTEDEDCLVLPKQARIGMRLVVAIILIVLPETHDHLTTTEFMVIVMALFAFLTIWETIGGLMKGASFFEPWTGRDAPEEEHDSNEALT; from the exons ATGAACTGCAACGAGCTCCAAGAGGGCGCGAAACCTCAGCGGTACATCATCAAGCGACCGAAGGCGCTGCAATGGTTCTACAATGGGCAGCTATACAAGGAGAGCGACGAAGAGAGACAGGCTGGGCGATTTGAACTGTTTCTGGATCTGTTGT ATGTCGCGATTGTCGCCAACTTTAGCGATGACCTCGCCGAACACCCGAATGGCGCGCATCTCGCCAAGTACATACTCATATTCGCGCCGGCATGGCACATCTGGGCGGACTTGCGCGAAATCATGAATTCCTACTACACGGATGACTTGCCGCAGCgcgtcttcatcctctggGTCATGgcgctgctggtgctgtACGCGAACAACGCGAGGGCAGCAGATGTCGATATCGACGCCATGCGAACAACGGCCGGTGCCTACGTCGTTGCTCGATTTTCGACAATGTGCGTGTTTCTCATCAGTTCGTTTGCGAGCTATCAGCACCGGGCGCAGGCTCGCCTCGTCTCGGGCTTCATGTTCATCGGCCtattcatcaccatcccccTCTTCTTCGAGTCCATCAGCATCCGTGGCAAAGCTGCCGTCGTAGCCGTCATGATTGTCTACCAGGAATTCACATGGTCTCTCTCCCTCAGCCCGTGGATCAAGCGCCGCCTCAAGCTCAAGTACAGCACGGCCGTCGACATTGCCCACGAGGTCGACCGCATGgcggccttcttcatcatcatcctcggcgAGTTCATGTACAGCGTCATCGTGGGCGACCCAGCGGGCATTGGTCTCACGCAAGGCTACGCAAAGGCCGTGTGTACGctcatcatcgccttctGCATCAACTGGATCTATGTCAGCGGTGACGGCAGTCTACAGGCCACGCATCCAATTCGCCGCTCTGCCTGGACGGCgtttggcttcttcctgCTTCATCTGCCGCTGTCGGCGTCGTTTCTCATCGGCGGACACATCTGCgccatcagcaccagactACATGAATTTGAGGATGGACAGCGCTGGCTGTTGGGAGGCGGACTTGGCGTCGGTTTGTTCTGTCTTTGGGTGTATGGCCAGCTTTATCGCACTGAGGACGAGGATTGTCTGGTTCTGCCGAAACAGGCACGCATAGGTATgcgtttggtggtggctaTTATTTTGATTGTGCTCCCCGAAACGCATGATCatttgacgacgacggagTTTATGGTTATTGTTATGGCGTTATTTGCGTTTTTGACGATTTGGGAGACAATTGGGGGTTTGATGAAGGGGGCGAGTTTCTTTGAGCCATGGACGGGACGAGATGCGCCTGAGGAGGAACACGATTCCAATGAGGCATTAACATAA
- a CDS encoding Extracellular membrane protein, 8-cysteine region, CFEM (similar to Metarhizium robertsii ARSEF 23 XP_011410980.1), whose translation MSRQPTFTSIIHLRDFVDAITHDPTRENTPNYVEIQTDLNIFEEDGFHDPNIATDPIRTRIHTYLTQEQQELYLPGAFFYADGRFSTTLHPGNIADSVQYDQHLPEQWCPMVTVIGFVPPRTDNSLDPSEPRHFTVETSVYDASKAAPAHFSVVCFLEDTKRWKKVKTPAPGALLTVTAKIAGRTRDTNLLALRVLDLAYLPRPASAPTPTPTDTPPSKRSDRWRGRVPSTPSKRPRISDRAIEAANPSDRNTTLPDASSGALVFPHSKLTTEPISVPTSPSTTAGPEESSSTPGLPLASDGGARPRRNRHPPRNVLT comes from the exons atgtctCGACAACCAACATTCACGAGTATAATTCACTTACGGGATTTCGTCGATGCCATTACTCATGACCCGACTCGAGAAAATACTCCAAACTACGTCGAGATCCAGACAGATCTCAACATCTTCGAGGAAGACGGTTTCCATGATCCTAATATCGCCACCGACCCCATTCGCACCCGCATCCATACTTATCTAacgcaagaacaacaagaactcTACCTTCCTGGCGCTTTCTTCTACGCCGACGGCCGCTTCTCCACGACTCT ACACCCAGGGAATATCGCCGACTCCGTCCAGTATGACCAGCACTTGCCAGAGCAATGGTGCCCGATGGTGACCGTCATCGGCTTCGTGCCGCCCCGTACTGACAACTCGCTTGACCCTTCCGAGCCCCGTCACTTCACAGTCGAAACATCTGTCTACGAcgcatccaaggcagccCCAGCTCACTTCTCCGTAgtctgcttcttggaagACACTAAGCGTTGGAAGAAAGTCAAAACGCCAGCACCGGGAGCTctcctcaccgtcaccgcGAAGATTGCTGGCCGTACCAGGGACACCAACCTCCTGGCCCTCCGAGTCCTCGACCTGGCTTACTTGCCAAGACCTGCCTCTGCGCCAACACCCACCCCGACCGATACTCCACCTTCGAAGCGATCAGACCGCTGGCGTGGCCGGGTGCCATCCACTCCTTCGAAGAGACCACGCATATCGGACCGTGCCATCGAAGCCGCAAACCCCTCTGATAGAAATACAACTCTGCCAGACGCCTCATCAGGCGCACTGGTTTTCCCGCACTCAAAGCTTACTACAGAACCCATATCCGTCCCGACTTCTCCGTCCACCACTGCTGGTCCTGAAGAGTCCTCCTCAACCCCGGGCCTGCCCCTGGCATCCGACGGCGGAGCTCGGCCACGTCGCAATCGTCATCCCCCAAGGAATGTGTTGACGTAG
- a CDS encoding C6 zinc finger domain-containing protein (similar to Cordyceps militaris CM01 XP_006670134.1) has product MRSGMMQRDSVEMKSANSHSGTACRSLRKVCKFEERPKESHELKIDELQKQVQELQEKLQERGEPALAATTQSAPDISGSFVPLNRGDFGSYEFTEPIAASPESSRAAVSQRSGNRSSIYSQEQQSGPRTERATVPFRINLIETPDVVVAGLITLDQAYSYFLTFFQGCDRYVPVFDPEYDSVESVRSRSSILFSAICTVGCRALSGTDSQQWRLLNFHLRRTINAAISVPAMLSLETIQALMVRACYTSERSLLVAAATRMAVDLGLPDAYDALMSRVLSTSWGPASNTSIQDDEMLMRKTRTWLHILNMSHILHVDAGDFLALGFNGDARRCRVLLKKPLVRKQDMCLWPQVELNALRAQMYSRLCNRIHTDTEIMDIVSDAMIDINVWYDDWKRIFDPSDPHSPWLLLNMQVQRCWGVTMALCRAIRTTGVENVDIMSVTQKQMLAMAQDALWQHLGIITQQPRLYLQNLRFAMDFVWAKCVFCYLLLLKLSILLPNEASRHGNGLIDRGNILLRELSEAGGGLLNGHRSNTGKVYLQLLETGINKFSNAINSDKGNQLDATSIPPQSAATLLPNEDEQDSFVPEQFVFDWDFPGLTLFSSSVTDAGWLDDILLEALNGTDEFMGFGWSSTDTTN; this is encoded by the exons ATGAGGTCGGGAATGATGCAGCGCGACTCGGTTGAGATGAAAAGTGCCAATTCTCATTCTGGCACGGC atgccgatCCCTTCGCAAGGTTTGCAAGTTTGAGGAGAGGCCGAAAGAGAGTCACGAGCT CAAAATTGACGAGCTTCAAAAGCAAGTCCAGGAATTGCAAGAGAAGCTACAAGAGAGGGGAGAGCCAGCTTTAGCGGCCACTACCCAATCCGCCCCTGACATATCAGGGTCGTTTGTGCCTCTGAATCGTGGTGACTTTGGCTCGTACGAGTTCACAGAACCCATTGCAGCATCACCAGAATCCTCTCGAGCAGCCGTCTCCCAAAGATCTGGAAACAGATCGAGCATATACTCCCAAGAACAACAATCTGGACCCCGAACAGAGCGTGCAACAGTACCATTTCGAATTAATCTGATAGAAACGCCAGACGTGGTGGTTGCCGGCCTTATCACTCTTGATCAGGCATACTCTTACTTCTTGACTTTTTTTCAAGGATGTGACAGATATGTCCCAGTATTCGATCCTGAATATGACTCTGTCGAGAGTGTTCGGTCTAGGAGCAGTATTTTGTTCAGCGCGATATGCACGGTTGGCTGTCGTGCGCTCAGTGGAACTGATTCTCAACAATGGCGGCTGCTGAATTTTCATTTGCGAAGAACGATCAACGCAGCCATTTCCGTCCCCGCCATGCTTTCTCTTGAGACCATCCAGGCTCTGATGGTACGGGCCTGCTACACCTCTGAAAGGTCTCTGTTGGTTGCTGCAGCGACTCGAATGGCTGTAGACTTGGGGCTGCCAGATGCGTATGATGCGCTCATGTCTAGGGTCTTGTCGACGTCCTGGGGTCccgccagcaacaccagcatccaggatgatgagatgctCATGCGCAAGACAAGAACCTGGCTACACATTCTGAACATGAGTCACATTCTTCACGTCGATGCCGGAGActttttggcgttggggttcAATGGTGATGCTAGACGATGCAGGGTACTGCTCAAGAAGCCACTGGTACGAAAACAGGACATGTGCCTCTGGCCGCAGGTCGAACTCAATGCTCTCCGAGCTCAAATGTACTCTCGACTGTGCAATCGAATTCATACCGATACAGAAATAATGGATATCGTATCCGATGCAATGATCGACATCAACGTCTGGTATGATGACTGGAAGAGAATATTTGACCCTAGTGACCCTCACTCACCTTGGTTGCTTCTCAACATGCAAGTTCAGCGCTGCTGGGGGGTTACGATGGCGCTCTGTAGGGCAATTCGCACAACTGGGGTCGAAAATGTTGACATCATGTCGGTAACTCAGAAAcagatgttggccatggcacaagACGCACTGTGGCAGCATCTAGGCATTATCACACAGCAGCCTCGACTATATCTTCAAAATTTACGCTTTGCAATGGATTTTGTTTGGGCCAAGTGCGTATTCTGTTACCTATTGCTACTGAAGCTATCCATACTTCTTCCCAACGAGGCCAGCCGGCATGGAAACGGACTCATCGATCGCGGGAACATTCTCCTCCGCGAATTGAGCGAAGCTGGTGGCGGGTTGTTGAACGGTCATCGCAGCAATACTGGAAAAGTATATCTGCAATTACTGGAGActggcatcaacaagttcagcAACGCAATCAACAGTGACAAAGGAAACCAATTAGACGCTACCAGCATACCGCCGCAAAGCGCTGCAACACTGTTGCCAAATGAGGACGAACAAGATTCCTTTGTTCCTGAACAATTCGTGTTTGACTGGGACTTCCCCGGACTGACTCTATTCTCGTCATCTGTGACTGACgctggttggttggatgACATTCTTTTGGAGGCACTGAATGGAACCGATGAATTCATGGGCTTTGGCTGGTCATCTACAGACACCACGAACTGA
- a CDS encoding glycosyl hydrolase (similar to Neosartorya fischeri NRRL 181 XP_001267603.1), giving the protein MAITSALTLLLAGGSALVSATSALTSKAGQVGVIPTWDFQSSSSVSKDLASLSKPGVDTSSWHHVKDSRCTVMGCMLESGEYNEDEVWFSENLNKVNWGQFRVPWVYRNEFSLAPKKGQHFFLQTNGITSRADLFFNGKKIADKKEQAGSFGGHTYDISGLVGAKNALAVNVYPADFNLDLVYGFVDWSPHAPDNGSGIWREITVKQTGPVALGPMSVSVDIKVPVESNPAKVTVRAKLQNLEDHAVQVDAASLVSESSGCRVGSKKTSIKLAAKETKLIELTHDVKKPKIWWPKFWGGQPLYKAQLTVNVANELSDSATETFGIRTVTSAVNSHNDTMFTVNGYPFQVIGGGYSPDMFFRWDAKRWANIMKYSHDMGLNTIRLEGMMEHPELYRMADEAGMMIIAGFVCCSKWEAWEYNTDIDPNSPWTENDYETANATMRHEAAMMQPHPSVLGFLVGSDFWPNDRATKIYVDALKDSYWQTPVIASASKRGFPALLGPSGMKMDGPYDWVPPNYWYDTEPSEDRLGAAFGFGSELGPGVGTPEISSLKKFLTKSEMEDLWKKPNANSFHMSTNTSSFYNRKIYNEGLFKRYGAPKSLDDYIFKAQLMDYEAIRAQHEGYSARWNEDRPATGTIYWMLNNAWPSLHWNQFDHYLHPAGSYFGTKVGSRLEHVAYDYVRQEAWIINHSLNKKGKRTIAVELIDLNGKSISKDSVTANTVPNKSGKAAKVSGVSNIKDVGLLRLVLSDDKGEVLSRNVYWLTKSVDTLNWPNSTWYHTPVTKFPDYSALSKMKPAQLSVKASKAGRAHSVVLENKSDVPAFFVRLNLVDKSGEDVNPAIWSDNYVTLWPKEKLALTVSGDGREAKVLVNGGNVKASSVAL; this is encoded by the coding sequence ATGGCGATAACAAGCGCGTTGACCTTGCTGCTTGCCGGCGGCAGTGCTCTGGTTTCGGCCACGAGTGCATTGACGTCCAAGGCCGGCCAGGTTGGGGTTATTCCTACCTGGGACTTTCAGTCGTCGTCCTCTGTGAGCAAGGACCTTGCCTCACTGTCTAAGCCTGGTGTTGACACGTCGTCGTGGCATCATGTAAAAGATTCTCGCTGCACCGTTATGGGCTGTATGCTTGAGTCTGGAGAATACAATGAGGATGAGGTGTGGTTCTCAGAGAACCTcaacaaggtcaactggGGCCAGTTTCGCGTTCCTTGGGTCTACAGAAACGAGTTCTCTCTTGCGCCGAAGAAGGGCCAACATTTCTTCCTTCAAACCAACGGCATCACCTCCCGAGCCgacctcttcttcaacggcaagAAAATTGCAGATAAAAAGGAGCAGGCTGGTTCTTTTGGGGGCCATACCTACGACATCAGCGGCCTTGTTGGTGCCAAAAATGCTCTCGCCGTCAACGTGTATCCCGCGGATTTCAACTTGGACCTCGTTTACGGTTTCGTGGACTGGAGCCCTCATGCTCCCGACAATGGTAGCGGTATCTGGAGAGAGATCACTGTCAAGCAGACCGGCCCTGTTGCTCTGGGCCCGATGAGTGTGTCGGTCGATATCAAGGTTCCAGTCGAGTCCAACCCCGCCAAGGTTACAGTCCGTGCTAAGTTGCAGAACCTCGAGGACCACGCGGTTCAGGTCGATGCGGCTTCACTCGTTTCTGAGTCTTCTGGGTGCAGAGTCGGGTCCAAGAAGACTTCCATCAAACTGGCGGCCAAAGAAACCAAACTTATCGAGCTTACGCACGATGTCAAGAAGCCGAAGATTTGGTGGCCCAAGTTCTGGGGTGGCCAGCCCTTGTACAAGGCTCAGCTCACAGTAAATGTCGCGAATGAACTCTCCGACTCTGCGACGGAAACTTTTGGCATTCGAACTGTCACGTCGGCTGTAAACAGCCACAATGACACCATGTTTACCGTCAATGGCTACCCGTTCCAGGTTATAGGTGGTGGATATAGCCCAGATATGTTCTTCCGCTGGGATGCCAAGCGATGGGCAAACATTATGAAATACTCGCACGACATGggcctcaacaccattcGTCTTGAGGGCATGATGGAACACCCTGAGCTGTACAGAATGGCTGACGAAGCTGGCATGATGATTATAGCTGGATTTGTGTGCTGTTCTAAGTGGGAGGCTTGGGAGTACAACACTGATATCGATCCCAATTCCCCCTGGACAGAGAACGACTACGAGACGGCGAATGCCACCATGCGACACGAAgctgccatgatgcagccTCATCCAAGTGTGCTTGGATTCTTGGTTGGCAGCGACTTCTGGCCCAATGACCGTGCCACCAAGATTTACGTTGATGCTCTCAAGGACTCGTACTGGCAGACTCCAGTCATTGCGTCGGCCTCCAAGCGTGGCTTCCCAGCGCTTCTTGGCCCGTCTGGTatgaagatggatggccCTTACGACTGGGTGCCCCCCAACTACTGGTACGATACTGAGCCATCTGAGGATCGTCTTGGTGCCGCCTTTGGATTTGGCTCCGAGCTTGGTCCTGGCGTTGGCACCCCTGAGATTAGCAGTCTGAAGAAATTCTTGACTAAGAGCGAGATGGAAGACCTCTGGAAGAAGCCCAATGCCAACTCCTTCCACATGTCAACCAACACATCGTCATTCTACAATCGCAAGATCTACAACGAAGGTTTGTTCAAGCGCTACGGCGCGCCAAAGTCACTTGACGACTACATTTTCAAGGCCCAGCTTATGGACTACGAGGCCATTCGCGCACAACACGAAGGCTACTCTGCTCGATGGAACGAGGATCGCCCAGCCACGGGTACCATTTACTGGATGCTGAACAATGCCTGGCCCAGCTTGCACTGGAATCAGTTTGACCACTATCTGCATCCCGCTGGCTCCTACTTCGGTACCAAGGTCGGTTCGCGACTGGAACACGTTGCGTACGATTATGTCCGCCAGGAGGCGTGGATTATTAACCACAGCCTTAACAAGAAGGGCAAGCGCACGATTGCTGTTGAACTGATTGACCTTAACGGCAAGTCAATCTCCAAGGACTCAGTGACCGCCAACACTGTTCCCAACAAGTCTGGAAAGGCCGCCAAGGTCTCGGGTGTCAGCAATATCAAGGATGTTGGTCTTTTGCGACTCGTGTTGTCGGACGACAAGGGTGAGGTCCTCAGCCGAAATGTATACTGGCTGACGAAGAGTGTTGATACTCTCAACTGGCCAAACTCGACGTGGTACCACACTCCTGTGACCAAGTTCCCCGACTATAGCGCCCtgagcaagatgaagcctGCTCAACTGTCCGTCAAGGCATCCAAGGCCGGCAGGGCTCACTCGGTCGTGTTGGAGAACAAGTCGGATGTGCCTGCATTCTTTGTCCGCTTGAATCTTGtggacaagtctggtgaggaCGTCAACCCTGCGATCTGGTCGGATAACTACGTGACGCTCTGGCCcaaggagaagttggcgCTTACAGTGAGCGGTGACGGACGGGAAGCCAAGGTTCTTGTCAATGGTGGAAATGTCAAGGCGTCATCGGTAGCGCTGTAA